The genomic DNA CACGTCGGCACGGCGGCTGGCGGCGCTGAGCGCCTTGATTGCGCACAAGAAGAAGCCGCATGCGGCGATCGTGCTGGTGACGGTCAACGCCGCCCTCCAGAAGATCTCGCCGCAGGACGTGATCCAGAGCCTGGCGTTTTCGGCCCGTCCGGGCAATCAGGTGCGTATGGACGACATCGCGATGCGGCTGGAGCGCAACGGCTTCGAGCGTGTCGCGACCGTGCGTGAGGTTGGCGAATACGCAGTGCGCGGCGGCATCCTCGATGTCTTCGTGCCGGGGAGCGGCGAGCCGCTGCGCCTTGATTTCTTCGGCGATACGCTCGAAACAATCCGCTCGTTCGATCCTGCAAGTCAGCGCACGACCGGTCAGGTCCGCTCCCTCGATCTCAATCCGATGAGCGAGGTGTCGCTGACGCCCGAAACGATTAGCCACTTCCGCAAGCACTACCTGTCGCTGTTCGGCGCGACGACCCGCGACGACGCGCTTTACCAGGCTGTCTCCGAAGGCCGGCGCTATGCCGGCATGGAGCATTGGCTGCCGCTGTTCTATGACGGGCTGGAGACAGTCTTCGACTATCTCGACGGCTTCCGTATCGTCACCGATCATCTGGCGCGCGAAGCTGCGGCTGAGCGCTCGAAGCTCATTCTCGACTATTACGACGCCCGTTTGGCCTCGGCGTCTCCGGGCAAGGCGCAGGCCACCCAGGGTACGCCCTACAAGCCGGTTCCGCCGGAGCTGCTCTATCTGAGCTCGCAGGGCTTCAACGCTGGCCTGAGTTCACGCGACGCCATTCGCCTGTCGCCCTTCAACGAGCACGAGGGCGAGGCCCGCCAGGTCATCTCGGTCGATGCGCGCCAGGGCATGCGTTGGGCGAAGTCGGCGGGTGAGGGCGAAGCCCAAGACGAACGCGTCAACGTCTTCGATCAGGCGGTCAAGTACATCGCCGAGCGGCGCTCGAAGGGCGCCAAGGTGGTGATTTCAGGCTGGAGCGAAGGATCGCTCGATCGCCTGCTCCAGGTTCTCGCCGAACACGGTCTCGGCAACGTCAAGCCCATCAAGGCACTCGCCGAGATCAAGTCGCTGAAGCCGGGCGAGGCGGCCTCGGCCGTGCTCAGCATCGAAGCCGGTTTCGAGACGGGCGATCTCGTCATCATCGGCGAACAGGATATTCTGGGCGACCGCATGGTCCGCCGCTCGAAGCGGCGCAAGCGCGGTGCCGACTTCATCGCCGAGGTGGCTGGTCTCGACGAGGGCAGCTATGTCGTGCACGCCGAACACGGCATCGGCCGTTTCGTCGGCCTGCGCACCATCGAGGCGGTCGGCGCCCCGCATGATTGCCTCGAGCTCGTCTATGCCGACGATGCCAAGCTTTTCCTGCCGGTCGAAAACATCGAGCTTCTGTCGCGCTACGGTTCAGAAGGCACCGATGCGATCCTCGACAAGCTCGGCGGCGTCGCCTGGCAGGCGCGCAAGGCCAAGCTCAAGAAGCGGCTGCTCGATATGGCGGGCGGCCTCATTCGCATCGCCGCCGAACGCCATACGCGCCGGGCGCCGGTGCTCGCCGCACAGGACGGCGTCTATGATGAGTTTGCCGCCCGCTTCCCCTATGACGAGACCGAAGACCAGCTGAACTCGATCGAGGCGGTGCGGGAAGATCTCGGCAGCGGCCGTCCGATGGACCGCCTCGTCTGCGGCGACGTCGGCTTCGGCAAGACGGAAGTGGCGCTTCGTGCCGCCTTCATCGCTGCCATGAACGGCGTACAGGTCGCGGTCGTCGTGCCGACGACGCTGCTTGCCCGCCAGCACTTCAAGACCTTTTCCGAACGGTTCCGTGGGCTGCCGATCCGCATCCAGCAGGCGTCGCGCCTCGTCGGTTCCAAGGAACTGGCGCTGACGAAGAAGGAAGTGGCCGATGGCAAGACCGATGTCGTCGTCGGTACGCATGCGCTGCTCGGCACGTCGGTCAACTTTGCCAATCTCGGCCTCTTGATCATCGACGAAGAGCAGCACTTCGGCGTCAAGCACAAGGAGCGGCTGAAGGAGCTGAAGTCCGACGTGCACGTGTTGACGCTTTCGGCGACGCCGATCCCGCGCACGCTGCAGCTTGCCCTGACCGGGGTGCGTGAACTGTCGCTGATCACGACGCCGCCGGTCGACCGCATGGCGGTGCGCACCTTCATCTCGCCCTTCGATGCGCTGGTGATCCGGGAAACGCTGATGCGCGAGCACTACCGCGGCGGCCAGAGCTTCTATGTCTGCCCGCGTCTGAGCGACTTGTCGGAGATCCATGATTTCCTGAAATCGGACGTTCCGGAGCTGAAGGTAGCCGTCGCCCACGGCCAGATGCCGGCAACCGAGCTCGAAGACATCATGAACGCCTTCTATGACGGCCGTTACGATGTACTGCTGTCGACGACGATCGTCGAATCCGGTCTCGACGTACCGACGGCCAACACGCTGATCGTGCACCGCGCCGACATGTTCGGTCTCGCCCAGCTCTACCAGCTTCGCGGCCGCGTCGGCCGCTCGAAGGTGCGCGCCTTTGCGCTGTTCACGCTGCCGGTCAACAAGACGCTGACGGGCATGGCCGAACGCCGGCTGAAGGTGCTGCAGTCGCTCGACACGCTCGGCGCCGGTTTCCAGCTCGCAAGTCACGACCTCGATATCCGCGGCGCTGGCAACCTGCTCGGCGAAGAGCAGTCGGGCCATATCAAGGAGGTTGGCTTCGAGCTTTACCAGCAGATGCTCGAGGAAGCGGTCGCCGAACTCAAGGGTGAGGAAGAAATCCACGACACCGGCTGGTCGCCGCAGATTTCGGTCGGAACGCCCGTCATGATCCCGGAACACTACGTTCCGGATCTGCATCTGAGGCTCGGCCTTTATCGTCGTCTCGGCGAACTGACGGACTTGAAGGAGATCGACGGCTTCGGCGCCGAGATGATCGACCGCTTCGGTCCGCTGCCGATCGAGGTCCAGCATCTCTTGAAGATCGTCTACATCAAGTCGCTCTGCCGCACGGCGAATGTCGAGAAGCTCGATGCCGGGCCGAAGGGCGTCGTCGTGCAGTTCCGCAACAAGGAATTCCCGAACCCTGCGGCACTGGTGGGTTACATCGCCAAGCAAGGCACGCTTTCGAAGATCCGGCCCGACCAGAGCATCTTCTTCCAGCGCGAACTGGCGACGCCGGAAAAGCGCCTGTCCGGTGCAGCAATGGTGATGACGCAGCTCGCCGGCCTGGCGAAGTAAGAAAAAACCGTACTGCCGCGTGGTGCGGCAGTACGGTCAAGGTCTGTCGAGCAAGTCTGTTTCAGGTCGTGCCGAGATCAGTTCGGCTTGCCGCTCGCCTTCATCTCGGCGATTTCGCGCAGCGCATTCGTCAATACATCGACCGATTGCGCGCCCATCACGGCATATTGTCCTTCGAGGATGAAGCAGGGAACGCCGGTTACGCCCATCTCGCGGGCCATGCCAACCTCTTCCTTGACCGCATCCTTGTCGGCATCGGAGCCAAGCAGAGCCGCAACGACGGGGCGATCGAGGCCTGCTTGCTCGGCGATATCGAGCAGGACCGCGTGATCACCGACATTGCGGCCTTCTTCGAAATTGGCCTTGAACAGCAAGCCGACGACGGCGGACTGCGCCTGCTCGCCGTTGGTCGCGGCCCAGCGGACAAGCCGATGAGCGTCAAGCGTGTTCGGGCTGATCTTCACCGCTTCGAAGTCGAAGGCGATGCCGTCGGCATTGCCGAGTTCGCGCAGCGTGTCGTGGGCGCGATCGACGGCCGCCTGGCCGCCGAGCTTCTCGGCAAGATGCCGCTTGTGATCGATCCCCTCGGGCGGCAGGTCGGGATTGAGCTGGTAGGGGCGCCAGTTGACCGTGACCAGCACGTCCGGAAGATTGGCAATCGCCTGGTCGAGCCGCGCCTTGCCGAGATAACACCAGGGACAAACAACGTCCGAGACAATATCGATGCTGACGGTTTGCATGGTGTGGGCGCCTTTCCTTGTTCGGTTGAAGGCGAGATAAGCCGGTTTCATCCGGCTTTCAATGCGTTACCAAAAGGGAACCAACCCTCTATTGTGCGTTTTGATCCCACCAGGTCGGAAGCTGGTAGCCGTAAAGCGGCATGGTATCGGGCCGGCCGATATGCTTGCGTCGCGCCACCCACTGTGCGTCGAGGTGATAGAGCGGCACCAGATAGGAATTGTTGACGAGCAACCGGTCATGCGCACGCACCGCCGCCGTGAAGTCTTCGCTCGTGCGGGCCTGCAGGATGTTATTGACCATCCGGTCGACGTCCTTGTCGGCGACGCCGGCGAAGTTGTCGCTACCCTGCCGGTCGCGCGCCTGTGAGGTCCAGCGCCCGGCCTGCTCAATGCCGGGTGACAGCGTCGAGGGGAAGGATTTGATGATCACGTCGTAGTCGAAGGACTGGCTGCGCTGCTGGTACTGCGAATCGTCGACGGTGCGCACGGACGCCTGGATGCCGAGAGGTGCGAGAAATCGCTGGTAGGCGAGGGCGATTTTTTCCTGGCCGGCATTCTGGCTCATGATCTCGAACGCGAGCGGTTTGCCCTGCGGGTCGACCATCTTGCCGTCCTTGATCTGATAGCCGGCCTCGCGCATCAGCGAGACAGCAACACGCAGCACGTTGCGATCGCGCCCGGACGCGTCGGTCACCGGCAGGCGATAGGTGCCGTCGAGGATCGCCGGGTTGATTCGATCGCGGGCGTCGCCGATCAGGCCGAGTTCGCGGTCGTCGGCCGGTGCGCCGAGAAAACTCAGCGCCGAGTTCTGCCAGTAGCTCTGCGTGCGCGTATAGGCGCTGTCGAAGAGGTTCTTGTTGACCCACTCGAAGTCGAAGACCAGCGCCAGGCCCTGGCGGAGCTTCAAGTTGTCGAACATTGGCCTGCGGGTATTGAAGACGATGCCGAGCATGCCGGACGGCGTCTTCGGCGTGAAGGTTTCCTTGACGACCTCGCCGGAACGAACCGCCGGGAAATCGTAGCCGCGCGCCCACTTGGTGGCGCTGCCTTCCGGATAGATGTCGATCTCGCCCTTCTTGAAGGCTTCGAACAGCGAGTTCTCCTGGAGGAAATACTCCACGGAGATCTCGTCGTAATTGTCCTGGCCGACCTTCGAGGGCAGGTCCTTGGCCCAATAGTCCGGGTTTCGCTTGTAGACGATGCGCTCGCCCGGTTTCACCTCTGCGACGCGGTAGGGGCCGGAGCCGAGCGGCGGCTTCAGCGTGGTCTGGTCGAAGGTCGCAAGGTCGATGGCATGTTTCGGCAGCACCGGCGACAGGCCGAGCAGGAGCGGCAGCTCGCGGTCGGCATCCTCGGTGAAGGTAAAGCGCACGCTGCGCTCCCCGACCTTTTCGAGCTTCGCCACCTTGGCCATGCGGTTGCTGAAGGGGACACGCCCCTTGTCACGCAGCAGCTCGAAGCTGAAGATCACGTCCTCGGCGGTAACAGGTTGCCCGTCGGCCCAGCGGGCCTTCGGGTTGAGATTGAACTGGATGAAGGTCCGGTCGTCATCCCACTCCACTGTTTCGGCGAGCAGGCCATACATGGTGAAGGCCTCGTCGCGCGAACGCTGCATCAGCGATTCGTAGACGAGGTTGCCGTATTCCGGATCCCACATGCCGCGCGCGGTGGTGCGCATGCTCTTCAGGATGAAGGGATTGAGGCTGTCGAAGCTGCCGACGACGCCATAGGAGATCTTTCCACCCTTTTTTACGTCCGGATTGACGTAGGGAAAGTTCTTGAAATCGGCAGGCAGCGCCGGCTCTCCGTGCATGGCAATCGCATGCACGGGAGCGGCTGCCGCAGCAGTGCCGAATGAAGTGGCGGTCAGGATCAGCGCCAGACCGGAAAGAATTGCACGCAAGGTCACCTCCCGTGAGGGGTATCAACAGGCCGATTCCCCGAACGTTACCAATGCCGACGGATGAATCCAACCGATCCGCGGTCCAAATTCCGCCTAGTATGAAGTCAAAAAATGACAGGAAACACTGGATAATCGAAGCGAGCCAATGTAACAGGTGTTTCCGGAAACGGGGTCATGCATTTGCCTTATTTGGCCAACAGGACAACGGCGGCTGACGATACTCACCTGCGGAACAACTGTTCCGTTACCGGATTTCAGGAGACGGAATCACAATGATCTTCAAGTCGAATATTGCAAAACGTTCGGGCATGGCAGCGCTGGCGCTCACTGTAGCTGCTGCGGGCGTTCCGAGCGTTGCGTCTGCACAGCAGGCTGGCGGCAAGCCGCCGCAGGGCTGGTTCAAGGTTTGCACCAAGCAGGAAGACAACGATGTCTGCATCGTTCAGAACCTGCTGACCGCCAACAACGGCCAGCTCGTGACCGCTGTCGGCCTCATCACCGTCTCCGGCAAGGTCAACCGCAAGATCATGCAGGTTTCCGTACCGTCCGCGCGCCTCATTCCGACCGGCGTTCAGATGCAGATCGACGGCGGCAAGCCGGTCAAGCTCGACTACGCCATCTGCATGCCCGACAAGTGCGTTGCAGAAGCGCCGCTTTCCGACCAGCTGATCGCCAGCCTGAAGAAGGGCAATGAGGTCGTCTTCACCTCGGTCAACTTCCAGCGCGCTCCGAACCCGATCAAGATGGCCCTGACGGGCTTCACCGGTGTGTTCGACGGCGAGCCGATCGAGCAGTCGCAGCTCGAAGAGCGTCAGCGCCTGCTGCAGGAAGAGATGCAGAAGAAGGCCGAGGACGCGCGCAAGAAGCTTGAAGAAGCCCAGAAGGCTGCCAAGCAGAACTAAGCGGTCCTCCGCAAACTCATAAAGAAACGCCCGGACCTCGCGGTCCGGGCGTTTTCATTTGTTCGAGAGCGCAGTTGCCTTAGTGCCGGAACGTCGCCTTGGGCCTGTAGTGGCCGACGCCATCCTTGTCGAACAGGGCATCGACTTGCGCGTGGCGCATCGGCCGGTCGCTGTCGTCGAATTCCAGGTTCTGCTCGGAGACGTAGGCGACATACTCGCTGTCGTCGTTCTCGGCGAACAGGTGATAGAAGGGCTGATCCTTGCTCGGGCGGATCTCCTGCGGAATGGCGTTCCACCACTCCTCGGTGTTGGCGTATTCCGGGTCGACGTCGAAAATGACGCCGCGGAACGGGAAAACCCGATGGCGAACCACCTGTCCGATCTCGAATTTGGCGTTTCTCTGTTTCATGACGCAACACATCCTTTCAGGAGATTATCTGGGTTGGCGAACCCAAAACATCAATAGGGAATTCCCTACACCCTCCATTGATCGATCTCGCCGCGCGTGTCCCGCGGACGCGCAAAAGTTGTTGGCAACATAATATCACACAATTCGACGGTTTCGTGCCGCTCCTTGTTCAGGGCGCTCGCAATCGTGCGCGCCAAAGAAAAGGCCGGCGGCTCCGTTTGAGGAGCCGCCGGCCCTTGAGCACGGCTTGAACCGGTTGCCGATGCCGCCGGTTCCAATGGTTTTAGACCGAGTAGTACATGTCGTACTCGACCGGATGCGGGGTCATTTCGAAGCGCATGACTTCCTGCATCTTAAGTTCGATGAAGGAATCGATCTGGTCGTCGTCGAAGACGCCGCCGGCCGTCAGGTACTTGCGGTCCTTGTCGAGGCTTTCCAGCGCTTCGCGCAGCGAGCCGCAAACGGTCGGGATCTTCTTCAGTTCCTTCGGCGGCAGGTCATAAAGGTCCTTGTCCATGGCCTTGCCGGGGTGCAGCTTGTTCTTGATGCCGTCGAGGCCGGCCATCAGCATGGCTGCGAAGGCGAGGTAGGGGTTGGCGGTCGGGTCCGGGAAGCGGACTTCGACGCGCTTGGCCTTCGGGTTGGTGCCGAACGGAATGCGGCACGAAGCCGAACGGTTGCGTGCCGAATAGGCGAGCAGAACCGGTGCTTCATAGCCCGGGACGAGACGCTTGTAGGAGTTCGTCGACGGGTTGGTGAAGGCGTTCAGCGACTTGGCATGCTTGATGATGCCGCCGATGAAGTAGAGGCAGGATTCCGACAGGCCGGCATATTCATCGCCGGCGAAGGTCGGCTTGCCGTCCTTCCAGATCGACAGGTGTACGTGCATGCCCGAGCCGTTGTCGCCGAAGATCGGCTTCGGCATGAAGGTTGCCGTCTTGCCATAGGCATTGGCGACCTGGTGCACGACGTACTTGTAGATCTGCATCTTGTCGGCGTTGCGCACCAGCGCGTCGAACTTGACGCCGAGCTCGTGCTGGGCGGCGGCCACTTCGTGGTGATGCTTTTCGACGGTGACGCCCATTTCGGACAGGACCGTCAGCATTTCAGAGCGCATGTCCTGGCAGCTGTCGATCGGCGGAACCGGGAAGTAGCCGCCCTTGACGCGCGGGCGGTGGCCGAGGTTGCCGGTCTCATAATCGGTGTCGTCGTTCGACGGCAGTTCCGAGGAGTCGAGCTTGAAGCCGGTGTTGTACGGGTCGGCCTTGTACTTGACGTCGTCGAAGACGAAGAATTCTGCTTCCGGGCCAACGAAGACGGTGTCGCCGATGCCGGATGCCTTGAGGTAGGCTTCAGCCTTCTTGGCCGTGCCGCGCGGGTCGCGGTTGTAGGATTCGCCCGAAACCGGATCGAGAATGTCGCAGATGATGACCATCGTCGACTGCGCGAAGAACGGGTCCATATGCGCTGTTTCCGGATCGGGCATCAGCACCATGTCGGACTCGTTGATGGCCTTCCAGCCGCCAATCGAGGAACCGTCGAACATGACGCCATCGGCGAACATGTCTTCGTCGACGCAGACCACATCCATCGTTACGTGCTGCAGCTTGCCCTTCGGATCGGTAAAGCGCAGGTCGACGAACTTGACGTCGTTGTCCTTGATTTGCTTCAGAATATCGCTTGCAGTCGTCATTTGCCGTTATTCCCTGTGTGAGATGACGAGGATTTGAAAAGAACCGGGCCGAACGGCCCGTGATGTCAGATGGCGTCGAGGCCGGTTTCGCCCGTGCGAATTCGGATGACTTCTTCCACATTGGAAACGAAAATCTTTCCGTCACCAATGCGGCCGGTTTGCGCGGCGTTGCGGATCGCCTCGATGACGGCCTCCGCGTTTTCATCCGCCAGCACGACTTCGACCTTTACCTTCGGCAGGAAGTCCACCACGTATTCGGCGCCGCGATACAGCTCCGTGTGACCCTTCTGCCGCCCGAAGCCCTTGGCTTCCGTGACGGTGATACCCTGCAGACCGACTTCCTGAAGGGCTTCCTTCACTTCGTCGAGCTTGAAGGGCTTAATGATCGCTTCGATCTTTTTCATGAGAAAATGTCTCTCCGCTTCTCCCTTGAAAGCAGGATCATGCCCGCTCGCCCTGAATATGCACGTTGCATGCCAGTTTTTCTGCGAAAATCTGTCAGAATGACAAAAAATCTGCTGTCGGCGCGCCGATTGCGGGATTTCCATACCTTCGGCGGGCGCGATCTGCCTATTTTTTATGATTTCCGATCGAAAGATGCCCGCTTCTTGCGGCGTCTCCGCGTCATTGCTGACGCAAAGCTTGTTATTTGAGCAACAATTATGTGCAAGTGCATGATTTTAAGGCAATCGTGGTGGCGGCGCTGAGGCCTTGCTTCACGCGCGTGGGCATGGATAAGTCTGGCGTATGCGCTCCGACCTTCAGCACCTGTTGATCACGCCCGCCGAAATGACGGCAATCGACCGGGCGGCAGCCCAATCCGGCATCGATAGTTTTACGCTGATGCGCAACGCCGGACTGGCGGTGACGGCGGCGGCCCTGCGACATTTTCCGGATGCCCGCCGCTTCGTCGTGCTCTGCGGTCCAGGCAACAATGGCGGTGACGGGTACATCGCAGCCCGCGGCCTTGCCGAAAGCGGGGCGGATGTCGCGGTGTTCGTCCTCGGCGATCCCGCCAGGCTTCAAGGAGATGCAGCGCGGGCCTGGTCCGACTGGAGTGGTCCTGCTGCGCCAATCTCTGCATTCGAACCACAGGCTGGCGATGTCGTCATCGATGCGCTCTTTGGGGCGGGCTTGTCACGCGACCTCCCTGACGACGTCGTTCACCTTATAGAACGGGTCAATGCCAGCGGCGTTCCGGTCGTTGCCATCGATCTGCCGAGCGGCATCGACGGCCGGACGGGCGAGATCCGGGGCGCCGCCTTTGCCACTCGCCACACTGTCACGTTCATGGCGCCCAAGCCCGGTCATTGGCTTCTGCCCGGGCGATCCCTCTGCGGCACACTCAAGGTGTTCGATATCGGCATTCCCGCGCGCATTGTGAGTGCCGGCGCAGGTTCGCTGCGCCTCAACGCGCCGTTCCTCTGGGCGGGCTGGGGAGGTGACCTGGCGGCCTCGACGCACAAGTTCAAGCGCGGGCATCTGGTCGTTTTCTCAGGCGACCGCCAGGCAACGGGCGCGGCGCGACTTTCGGCGGCAGCGGGCCTTGCGGCTGGCGCTGGCCTCGTTACCGTCGCCACCGGCAAGGCCGCGCTCGGCATCAATGCGTCTCATCTGACGGCGGTGATGGTGAAGGAGATCGACGGAAGCCGGGAGCTTACCAAATGGCTGCAGGACCAGCGCCTGGGCAGCTTCGTGCTTGGGCCGGGTTTTGGCATCGGCAAGAAGGCGAGGGACTTTGCGCTTGCGCTCTGCGATCGCTCTCTGGTGCTCGACGCCGATGGCATCACCTCGTTCCAGACGAACCCCGGCGAACTGTTCGCGGCGCTGGCGAAAGGTGGCGGGCAAATGGTGATGACGCCGCATGATGGCGAGTTCGCTCGCCTCTTTCCGGAGATCGCCGGTGACGACGGGCTTTCGAAGATCGAGAAGGCGCAGGCCGCGGCGCGGGCGAGCCATGCCGTGATCGTCTACAAGGGCGCCGACACCGTCGTTGCCGCGCCGGACGGGCGGGCCGTCGTCAACAACAATGCGCCGCCGTGGCTGGCAACCGCCGGATCGGGGGACGTACTTGCCGGCATCGTCGGCGCACATCTGGCGAAAGGAATGCCGGCCTTCGAAGCGGCGATCGCAGCGGTCTGGCGCCATGGCGCAGCCGGGGCCAAGGCAGGGCCAGGCTTGACCGCTGAAACGCTGATCGGCGCGATACCGCCGATCAGTTGATCGTGAGCGCACAGGCGACAAACCACCTCTTGAGAGGCGACGTTCGCGGTGTCCGCCCAGATGCGCTATCAGCCGCGCGTGCCCTTGGCGATCGGCTCCTGGTAGGTGAAGCCCAAGTCCCAGGGGAAATAGATCCAGGTGTCCTGGCTGACTTCGGTCACGAAGGTATCGACGAGCGGCCGGCCCTTCGGCTTGGCGTAGACGGCAGCGAAATGCGCCTTCGGCAGCATTGCCCGTACTTCGGCCGCGGTCTTGCCGGTGTCCGTCAGGTCGTCGACGATCAGCACGCCTTCACCGCCGTCCTTGGTGATTTCAGGCGTGATGCCCTTCAGCACTTTCATCTGCCCCTGCGTGTCGTAGTCATGGTAGGAGGCGACGCAGACGGTTTCGATCATCCGGATATTGAGTTCGCGCGAAATGATCGCAGCCGGAACCAGGCCGCCACGGGTGATGCAAACCATGGCACGCCATTCCTGGCCGTTGTCGGCCAGCCGCCAGGCAAGCGCCCGGGCATCGCGGTGGAACTGGTCCCAGGAAACGGGAAAGGCTTTATCGGGCAGCGACATGGGTGGGCTCCGGCTTGTCTGAACGAGGGTAAGGCGAAGCGTCCGGCAGATCGGGCAGGCGGGAACGCGTCATCCTGATTTGCCGACATGCAATAACGGCATTGAGGCCTTGAGTGCAAGGGCTTCGCGCTATCCCTTTGCCCGCGCGTCGGCGATTGCCTGGATCATCGCCTGGACATCAGCCTCCGCTGCAGCAAGCGCTTCCGGATCGCGGGCCCGCACGACGATATCCGTCGAGAAGGTCTTGCCGTCAAATTTCGGGTAGGAGCCGATGCTCGTCTCCGGATGGTTCTTCTGCACTTCGGTCAGCGGGCTGCCGATATCGCCCTCGCCGAAGGGCGAGCGTACGGTGCGGGAGAGGAGGGGCGAGCCGACGTTCAGGCCGGGCAGCAGCGCGTCGAGCATGGCCTGGAAGACCTGCGGCACGCCGGCCATGACATGCACGTTGCCGATGGCGAAGCCAGGCGCTGTCGATACCGGGTTGGGGATATGGCGTGCACCGAGTGGCATGCGCGCCATGCGCTTGCGCGCGTCGGTAAACTCCATGTTGCGGCGTTCGTACATGGCGCCGAGCAGCGCCATCGCCTCGGACTCGTAGATGCATTCGACGCCGAAGGCGCGAGACACGGCGTCGGCCGTGATGTCGTCATGCGTCGGGCCGATGCCGCCGGATGTGAAGACGTAATCGTAGCGGCTGCGCACCGCATTGATCGCCTCGACGATCGCCGCCTCGTCGTCGGCGACGATGCGCACTTCTTTCAGGTCGATGCCGACCATGGTCATCATGTCGGCGAGGTGACCGATGTTCTTGTCCTTGGTTCGCCCCGACAAAAGTTCGTCGCCGATGGCGACCATGG from Ensifer adhaerens includes the following:
- the mfd gene encoding transcription-repair coupling factor, with protein sequence MLAGLDPKKIVEAQREITIGPVPSGAEALILAELARAGQPVAYILSDGQRIADLEQVLSFVAPDIPVLTLPGWDCLPYDRVSPSADTSARRLAALSALIAHKKKPHAAIVLVTVNAALQKISPQDVIQSLAFSARPGNQVRMDDIAMRLERNGFERVATVREVGEYAVRGGILDVFVPGSGEPLRLDFFGDTLETIRSFDPASQRTTGQVRSLDLNPMSEVSLTPETISHFRKHYLSLFGATTRDDALYQAVSEGRRYAGMEHWLPLFYDGLETVFDYLDGFRIVTDHLAREAAAERSKLILDYYDARLASASPGKAQATQGTPYKPVPPELLYLSSQGFNAGLSSRDAIRLSPFNEHEGEARQVISVDARQGMRWAKSAGEGEAQDERVNVFDQAVKYIAERRSKGAKVVISGWSEGSLDRLLQVLAEHGLGNVKPIKALAEIKSLKPGEAASAVLSIEAGFETGDLVIIGEQDILGDRMVRRSKRRKRGADFIAEVAGLDEGSYVVHAEHGIGRFVGLRTIEAVGAPHDCLELVYADDAKLFLPVENIELLSRYGSEGTDAILDKLGGVAWQARKAKLKKRLLDMAGGLIRIAAERHTRRAPVLAAQDGVYDEFAARFPYDETEDQLNSIEAVREDLGSGRPMDRLVCGDVGFGKTEVALRAAFIAAMNGVQVAVVVPTTLLARQHFKTFSERFRGLPIRIQQASRLVGSKELALTKKEVADGKTDVVVGTHALLGTSVNFANLGLLIIDEEQHFGVKHKERLKELKSDVHVLTLSATPIPRTLQLALTGVRELSLITTPPVDRMAVRTFISPFDALVIRETLMREHYRGGQSFYVCPRLSDLSEIHDFLKSDVPELKVAVAHGQMPATELEDIMNAFYDGRYDVLLSTTIVESGLDVPTANTLIVHRADMFGLAQLYQLRGRVGRSKVRAFALFTLPVNKTLTGMAERRLKVLQSLDTLGAGFQLASHDLDIRGAGNLLGEEQSGHIKEVGFELYQQMLEEAVAELKGEEEIHDTGWSPQISVGTPVMIPEHYVPDLHLRLGLYRRLGELTDLKEIDGFGAEMIDRFGPLPIEVQHLLKIVYIKSLCRTANVEKLDAGPKGVVVQFRNKEFPNPAALVGYIAKQGTLSKIRPDQSIFFQRELATPEKRLSGAAMVMTQLAGLAK
- a CDS encoding DsbA family oxidoreductase gives rise to the protein MQTVSIDIVSDVVCPWCYLGKARLDQAIANLPDVLVTVNWRPYQLNPDLPPEGIDHKRHLAEKLGGQAAVDRAHDTLRELGNADGIAFDFEAVKISPNTLDAHRLVRWAATNGEQAQSAVVGLLFKANFEEGRNVGDHAVLLDIAEQAGLDRPVVAALLGSDADKDAVKEEVGMAREMGVTGVPCFILEGQYAVMGAQSVDVLTNALREIAEMKASGKPN
- a CDS encoding extracellular solute-binding protein, giving the protein MRAILSGLALILTATSFGTAAAAAPVHAIAMHGEPALPADFKNFPYVNPDVKKGGKISYGVVGSFDSLNPFILKSMRTTARGMWDPEYGNLVYESLMQRSRDEAFTMYGLLAETVEWDDDRTFIQFNLNPKARWADGQPVTAEDVIFSFELLRDKGRVPFSNRMAKVAKLEKVGERSVRFTFTEDADRELPLLLGLSPVLPKHAIDLATFDQTTLKPPLGSGPYRVAEVKPGERIVYKRNPDYWAKDLPSKVGQDNYDEISVEYFLQENSLFEAFKKGEIDIYPEGSATKWARGYDFPAVRSGEVVKETFTPKTPSGMLGIVFNTRRPMFDNLKLRQGLALVFDFEWVNKNLFDSAYTRTQSYWQNSALSFLGAPADDRELGLIGDARDRINPAILDGTYRLPVTDASGRDRNVLRVAVSLMREAGYQIKDGKMVDPQGKPLAFEIMSQNAGQEKIALAYQRFLAPLGIQASVRTVDDSQYQQRSQSFDYDVIIKSFPSTLSPGIEQAGRWTSQARDRQGSDNFAGVADKDVDRMVNNILQARTSEDFTAAVRAHDRLLVNNSYLVPLYHLDAQWVARRKHIGRPDTMPLYGYQLPTWWDQNAQ
- a CDS encoding invasion associated locus B family protein codes for the protein MIFKSNIAKRSGMAALALTVAAAGVPSVASAQQAGGKPPQGWFKVCTKQEDNDVCIVQNLLTANNGQLVTAVGLITVSGKVNRKIMQVSVPSARLIPTGVQMQIDGGKPVKLDYAICMPDKCVAEAPLSDQLIASLKKGNEVVFTSVNFQRAPNPIKMALTGFTGVFDGEPIEQSQLEERQRLLQEEMQKKAEDARKKLEEAQKAAKQN
- the hspQ gene encoding heat shock protein HspQ, whose product is MKQRNAKFEIGQVVRHRVFPFRGVIFDVDPEYANTEEWWNAIPQEIRPSKDQPFYHLFAENDDSEYVAYVSEQNLEFDDSDRPMRHAQVDALFDKDGVGHYRPKATFRH
- the glnA gene encoding type I glutamate--ammonia ligase; the encoded protein is MTTASDILKQIKDNDVKFVDLRFTDPKGKLQHVTMDVVCVDEDMFADGVMFDGSSIGGWKAINESDMVLMPDPETAHMDPFFAQSTMVIICDILDPVSGESYNRDPRGTAKKAEAYLKASGIGDTVFVGPEAEFFVFDDVKYKADPYNTGFKLDSSELPSNDDTDYETGNLGHRPRVKGGYFPVPPIDSCQDMRSEMLTVLSEMGVTVEKHHHEVAAAQHELGVKFDALVRNADKMQIYKYVVHQVANAYGKTATFMPKPIFGDNGSGMHVHLSIWKDGKPTFAGDEYAGLSESCLYFIGGIIKHAKSLNAFTNPSTNSYKRLVPGYEAPVLLAYSARNRSASCRIPFGTNPKAKRVEVRFPDPTANPYLAFAAMLMAGLDGIKNKLHPGKAMDKDLYDLPPKELKKIPTVCGSLREALESLDKDRKYLTAGGVFDDDQIDSFIELKMQEVMRFEMTPHPVEYDMYYSV
- a CDS encoding P-II family nitrogen regulator, translating into MKKIEAIIKPFKLDEVKEALQEVGLQGITVTEAKGFGRQKGHTELYRGAEYVVDFLPKVKVEVVLADENAEAVIEAIRNAAQTGRIGDGKIFVSNVEEVIRIRTGETGLDAI